In Patescibacteria group bacterium, a single window of DNA contains:
- the secY gene encoding preprotein translocase subunit SecY, translated as MLEKLRRIWDIRELRKKLLFVIGMLVVFRIAAHIPVPGINVANLQDFFSRNQVLGMLNILSGGAMSNFSLVALGVGPYITASIIMQLLTMIVPRLEALSKEGSTGYQKINQYSRLITVPLAILQAYAMIMIFKQSSQHLIEFTSKIQMINTIIIMTAGTIFLMWIGELITEKKVGNGISLIIFAGIVEQLPISLQQSIVTFDKAQIFNFLILGILALITIAGVVLLTEGQRNIPVTYARRIRGNRMFGGMDTYLPLKVNQAGMIPIIFAISIVLFPGFIGQLMGRSGTAWIAGLGSHMVTLFQNQIIYGLSYFILVVAFTYFYTSIIFHPTQIADNLQKQGGFVPGLRPGQPTASYLSSISNRIMLAGATALGLVAILPIITQGAFKINSFTIGGAGILIVVSVVLETVKQVQSQISMYEYEDL; from the coding sequence ATGTTGGAAAAATTAAGGAGAATTTGGGATATCAGAGAATTGAGAAAAAAACTGCTTTTTGTTATAGGAATGCTGGTTGTTTTTAGAATTGCCGCTCATATTCCGGTTCCCGGAATTAACGTGGCCAATCTTCAAGATTTTTTCTCCCGTAATCAGGTTTTGGGCATGTTGAATATTCTCTCCGGTGGAGCAATGAGTAATTTTTCTTTAGTCGCTTTAGGCGTTGGTCCTTATATCACCGCCTCTATTATTATGCAGCTTTTAACAATGATCGTGCCTCGCCTTGAAGCTTTAAGCAAAGAGGGTTCAACCGGTTATCAAAAAATTAATCAATATTCCAGATTAATTACCGTACCTTTAGCAATTCTTCAAGCTTACGCCATGATTATGATTTTTAAACAATCAAGTCAGCATTTGATTGAATTCACTTCAAAAATACAGATGATTAATACCATCATTATTATGACGGCTGGAACTATTTTCCTGATGTGGATAGGTGAACTTATTACTGAAAAGAAAGTAGGTAATGGTATTTCTTTAATCATTTTTGCCGGTATCGTTGAACAATTGCCGATTTCTTTGCAGCAATCAATTGTTACTTTTGACAAAGCGCAAATTTTTAATTTTTTAATACTCGGTATCTTGGCTTTAATTACAATTGCCGGAGTTGTCCTTTTAACCGAAGGACAAAGAAATATTCCGGTTACTTATGCTCGCAGAATTCGCGGTAATAGAATGTTTGGCGGAATGGACACATACTTGCCGTTAAAAGTTAATCAAGCAGGAATGATCCCGATCATCTTTGCTATTTCAATTGTCTTGTTTCCCGGTTTTATCGGCCAATTAATGGGTCGGTCGGGTACGGCTTGGATCGCCGGTTTAGGTTCGCATATGGTGACTCTTTTTCAAAATCAAATTATTTACGGTTTAAGCTATTTTATTTTAGTTGTTGCGTTCACTTATTTTTATACAAGTATTATTTTTCATCCGACTCAAATCGCTGATAATTTGCAAAAACAAGGTGGATTTGTACCGGGTCTTAGACCGGGTCAACCAACAGCAAGTTATCTGTCTTCAATCAGCAATCGAATTATGCTGGCAGGCGCAACCGCTTTGGGTCTTGTCGCCATTTTACCTATTATTACTCAAGGAGCTTTTAAAATAAATTCTTTCACTATCGGTGGTGCCGGTATTTTAATCGTCGTCAGTGTTGTTTTGGAAACGGTTAAACAGGTTCAATCTCAAATTTCCATGTACGAATACGAAGATTTATAA
- a CDS encoding nucleoside monophosphate kinase: MNKSLKIVLIGQPGSGKGTQVDLIHKNLGLVLIPSPGDIYRDPEFRKTKWGEIVAPIIDRGEFAPNDITNQIMKEKFAILTDNGKTGFISEGYPRTMGQAEFTDKEIGIDFLINLEVPKDMIVGRLSGRRICPQCKKNYHLVTLPPKKDEICDICQVSLVQREDDKPEAITKRLDVYHQTAEPTIEYYRRQNKVIDINGNQSVEKVFEDIKQALEKYL; this comes from the coding sequence ATGAACAAATCTTTAAAAATTGTTTTGATCGGCCAACCTGGTTCCGGTAAAGGTACCCAGGTAGATTTAATACACAAAAATTTGGGATTGGTTCTGATTCCTTCACCTGGAGATATTTATCGAGATCCGGAGTTCAGGAAAACAAAGTGGGGAGAAATTGTTGCTCCGATAATTGACAGAGGAGAATTCGCTCCGAATGATATAACCAATCAGATTATGAAAGAGAAATTTGCCATTTTAACAGATAATGGCAAAACAGGATTTATTTCCGAAGGTTATCCTCGAACCATGGGTCAGGCTGAATTTACTGACAAAGAAATAGGTATTGATTTCTTGATTAATTTAGAGGTTCCTAAAGATATGATTGTAGGGAGATTGTCAGGCCGTCGCATTTGTCCGCAGTGTAAAAAAAATTATCATCTGGTTACTTTACCGCCAAAAAAAGATGAAATTTGTGACATTTGCCAGGTGTCTTTGGTGCAACGAGAAGATGACAAACCGGAAGCGATTACAAAAAGACTTGATGTTTATCATCAAACAGCCGAACCAACTATTGAATATTATCGCCGACAAAATAAGGTAATTGATATCAACGGCAATCAATCAGTGGAAAAGGTTTTTGAAGATATAAAACAGGCCTTAGAAAAATATCTATGA
- a CDS encoding DedA family protein, with amino-acid sequence MITDFINFLANIIIKTIGFSGYSGVFLLMLLESCGIPIPSEIIMPFSGFLVAMGKMNFLLVAIIGAFGNLIGSLLAYWIGFKGGRPLIEKYGKYILISKHDLDMADKWFAKFGDLTVFFGRLLPIVRTYISFPAGISKMNLKKFSFYTFVGALPWCALFTWLGIKMGNNWDLIREKFHNFDVLIAVLIILAVILYIWRHIKNHRSLN; translated from the coding sequence ATGATTACTGATTTTATCAATTTTCTGGCCAATATTATAATTAAAACTATCGGCTTTAGCGGCTATAGCGGAGTTTTTTTATTAATGCTTTTGGAAAGCTGCGGTATCCCCATCCCCTCTGAAATAATTATGCCCTTTTCCGGTTTCTTAGTGGCTATGGGAAAAATGAATTTTCTGCTAGTAGCGATAATCGGAGCATTCGGAAATTTAATCGGCTCTCTTCTGGCTTATTGGATTGGCTTTAAAGGCGGACGCCCTTTGATTGAAAAATACGGCAAATATATTTTAATTTCCAAACACGACTTGGATATGGCGGACAAATGGTTTGCCAAGTTCGGAGATTTAACTGTTTTTTTTGGTCGCCTCTTGCCTATTGTCAGAACCTATATTTCCTTTCCGGCCGGCATCTCTAAAATGAATCTTAAAAAGTTTTCTTTTTATACCTTTGTCGGCGCTTTGCCTTGGTGTGCCTTATTTACTTGGCTGGGCATTAAAATGGGAAACAATTGGGATTTAATCAGAGAAAAATTTCACAATTTTGATGTATTAATCGCGGTTTTAATTATTTTAGCTGTAATTTTATATATCTGGAGGCATATCAAAAATCATCGTTCATTAAATTAA
- a CDS encoding lytic murein transglycosylase codes for MNKFLWGIIILFIFSQESNLFAGENNQAERENLFQELMEKDFTRQELENIFSDKRVEIYDSLIGPFGKENEKKRQKYLEFLLSDASVQDGKTFLLTNEAILSDVEKEIGVDKEIIVSVMKVETDLGRYFGNYRVFNVYNTLYFKSHSVKKREWAKQELICFLVICKENGFDPLSIFGSSAGAFGWCQFLPSSWKYTCDGNNDGVIDLFNFTDAAYSTAIFLRERGKWQEGKWNKEAIFKYNRSLFYVKTVYLYAQKIGFDQK; via the coding sequence ATGAATAAATTTTTATGGGGAATAATTATTTTATTTATTTTCAGCCAAGAAAGTAATTTATTCGCCGGTGAAAATAATCAAGCGGAACGCGAAAATCTTTTTCAAGAATTAATGGAAAAAGATTTTACTCGCCAAGAATTGGAAAATATTTTTTCCGATAAACGTGTTGAGATTTATGACAGTTTGATTGGTCCGTTTGGGAAAGAGAATGAAAAAAAGAGACAAAAATATTTGGAATTTCTTTTGTCTGACGCATCAGTCCAGGATGGTAAAACCTTTCTCCTGACTAATGAGGCTATCCTTTCGGATGTTGAGAAAGAAATAGGCGTGGACAAAGAAATTATCGTTTCTGTTATGAAAGTGGAGACTGACTTAGGCCGGTACTTCGGCAATTATCGAGTCTTTAATGTTTATAACACTCTCTATTTTAAATCTCATTCTGTAAAGAAAAGAGAGTGGGCCAAACAAGAGTTGATCTGTTTCTTAGTTATTTGTAAAGAAAATGGATTTGATCCCTTGAGTATCTTTGGATCTTCAGCCGGGGCTTTTGGTTGGTGCCAGTTTCTTCCCTCAAGTTGGAAATACACTTGTGACGGAAACAATGATGGCGTGATCGATTTGTTCAATTTTACCGATGCTGCTTATAGCACAGCGATTTTTTTAAGAGAAAGAGGCAAGTGGCAAGAAGGAAAGTGGAATAAAGAAGCGATCTTTAAATACAACAGAAGCTTGTTTTACGTAAAGACGGTTTATTTGTATGCCCAAAAAATTGGGTTTGATCAAAAATAA
- a CDS encoding class II fructose-bisphosphate aldolase — translation MIYKNIPDLIQNIKAIKIENDGLDILDKEQLNETIDELAENAALNDDLAIKKACHWLILKIGQKLNVYPASINDFYLAHGRGEFKDITVPAMNLRGLTYESAQVIFQTAIKKNIGAFIFELARTEMVYTAQPPIEYAAVILAAAIKQGFSGPVFIQLDHGQINLKKYQENPEQELNNLKNTIKESIEAGFYNIDIDASTLVDLTQSSLEEQQRKNFETTAELTSFIRKLEPKDITVSIGGEIGEIGKKNSTPEELKAFLNNYNQILKNSNISTGLSKISVQSGTSHGGIMLADGKMADIEIDFDTLKNLGQIACQEYGLGGAVAHGASTLKDEMFNKFTQNQVLEIHLATAFQNIILDNPYFPQDLKEKMYDWLKNNCQKERKENWNDEQFLYNLRKKTWGAFEKEISQISPEIKEKFCQVIGEKFSFLAEQLNVNNTRELIAKYIKPTKIDFKMPAELK, via the coding sequence ATGATTTATAAAAATATTCCAGATTTAATTCAAAATATCAAGGCCATAAAAATAGAAAATGACGGCTTGGATATTTTAGATAAAGAACAATTAAACGAAACTATTGACGAGTTGGCGGAAAACGCGGCTTTAAACGATGATTTAGCGATTAAAAAAGCTTGCCATTGGCTGATTTTAAAAATCGGCCAAAAATTAAACGTTTATCCGGCTTCAATTAACGATTTTTATCTGGCTCATGGCCGCGGAGAATTTAAAGATATAACCGTGCCGGCCATGAATTTACGAGGATTAACTTATGAATCAGCCCAGGTTATTTTTCAAACAGCGATTAAAAAAAATATCGGTGCTTTTATTTTTGAATTGGCTCGCACGGAAATGGTTTATACCGCCCAACCCCCTATTGAATACGCGGCTGTTATTTTGGCCGCGGCGATCAAACAAGGATTTTCCGGACCAGTATTTATTCAATTAGATCACGGCCAAATAAATTTAAAAAAATATCAAGAAAATCCCGAGCAAGAATTAAATAATTTAAAAAATACAATTAAAGAATCCATTGAAGCCGGTTTTTATAATATTGACATAGACGCCTCCACTTTGGTTGATTTAACCCAATCTTCACTTGAAGAACAACAAAGAAAAAATTTTGAAACCACGGCCGAGCTGACATCATTTATCAGAAAACTGGAGCCAAAAGATATAACCGTTTCCATTGGCGGAGAAATCGGAGAAATCGGCAAAAAAAATTCAACCCCCGAAGAGCTGAAAGCATTTTTAAACAATTATAACCAAATTTTAAAAAATTCAAATATTTCCACAGGCCTTTCCAAAATCAGCGTCCAATCAGGCACCAGCCATGGCGGCATAATGCTGGCAGACGGCAAAATGGCCGATATAGAAATTGATTTTGACACTCTTAAAAATCTCGGACAAATCGCCTGCCAAGAATATGGATTAGGCGGCGCAGTAGCTCACGGCGCCTCCACTTTGAAAGATGAAATGTTCAATAAATTCACCCAAAATCAAGTTCTGGAAATTCATTTGGCCACGGCTTTTCAAAACATTATTTTAGACAACCCATATTTTCCTCAAGATTTGAAAGAAAAAATGTATGATTGGCTTAAAAATAACTGCCAAAAAGAACGAAAAGAAAATTGGAACGATGAACAATTTTTGTATAATTTAAGAAAAAAAACTTGGGGTGCATTTGAAAAAGAAATTTCTCAAATCAGCCCTGAAATCAAAGAAAAATTTTGCCAAGTCATTGGTGAAAAATTCAGTTTTCTGGCTGAACAATTAAACGTCAACAACACTCGCGAACTAATTGCCAAATACATCAAACCAACCAAAATTGATTTTAAAATGCCGGCTGAATTAAAATAA
- the rplF gene encoding 50S ribosomal protein L6 codes for MSRIGKKIISIPQGTEVKIKDQHISVKGPKGTMDLDFPSFIMVKSENNEILVTVTNPEDKTERSLWGTMNRLISNMVHGTKNGFEKKLELVGIGFKAQVTGQKLTLNIGFSHPVEFPFSKDIEIKIEKNILTIGGIDKQAVGNVAAKIRKLKPPEPYKGTGIRYLGEVVKKKAGKKVSATSS; via the coding sequence ATGTCACGTATCGGAAAAAAAATTATTTCTATTCCGCAAGGAACAGAAGTCAAAATTAAAGATCAGCATATTTCTGTAAAGGGGCCGAAGGGGACCATGGATTTGGATTTTCCTTCTTTTATAATGGTTAAAAGTGAAAATAATGAAATATTGGTAACAGTGACAAATCCCGAAGATAAGACAGAAAGATCTTTATGGGGAACTATGAATCGATTGATTTCGAATATGGTTCATGGAACTAAAAATGGATTTGAGAAAAAACTTGAATTAGTGGGTATTGGTTTTAAGGCCCAGGTAACCGGTCAAAAATTAACTTTAAACATAGGTTTTTCCCATCCGGTGGAATTTCCTTTTTCAAAAGATATTGAAATAAAAATAGAGAAAAATATTCTTACTATTGGCGGAATTGACAAGCAGGCAGTTGGCAATGTAGCCGCTAAAATAAGAAAATTAAAACCACCGGAGCCTTATAAGGGGACTGGTATCAGATATCTTGGTGAGGTTGTGAAGAAGAAGGCAGGTAAAAAAGTCTCAGCTACATCTTCCTAA
- the rpsE gene encoding 30S ribosomal protein S5, translated as MMQQRSNRRNASESKVEPEFKQQLIELARVTRVVQGGKRMSFRACIAIGNCKGDVGVGVAKGADVSLAMTKATREANKNLIKIPITDETIPHWVKVKEGSAVILLRPAEKGHGIVAGGVSRVILALTGIKNITAKTLGSRNKINNARATIKALQALRYDRI; from the coding sequence ATGATGCAACAAAGATCAAATCGTAGAAATGCCTCTGAATCAAAAGTTGAGCCTGAATTCAAACAACAATTGATTGAATTGGCCAGGGTAACCAGGGTGGTCCAGGGCGGAAAACGCATGAGTTTTCGCGCTTGTATTGCTATTGGCAATTGCAAGGGTGATGTTGGCGTGGGAGTGGCAAAAGGCGCTGATGTATCTTTAGCTATGACAAAGGCCACAAGAGAAGCAAACAAAAATTTAATTAAAATACCTATTACTGACGAAACTATTCCTCATTGGGTGAAAGTTAAAGAAGGATCGGCGGTAATTTTATTAAGACCGGCGGAGAAAGGACACGGGATTGTGGCGGGCGGAGTATCCAGAGTTATACTGGCCTTAACCGGTATTAAAAATATCACTGCTAAAACATTAGGTTCTCGCAATAAAATTAATAATGCTAGGGCGACAATTAAAGCCCTTCAAGCTTTAAGATATGATAGAATATAA
- a CDS encoding cupin domain-containing protein, giving the protein MKGFNANIEKDTLENKNFRKVLYTGKHSQLVLMSLLPKEEIGMEIHNDNDQFFRFEAGQGKVIIDGNEYEVGNGTAIVVPAGAKHNVINTSEVEDLKLYTIYSPAHHKDGIVRATKEEAETNGEEFDGKTTE; this is encoded by the coding sequence ATGAAAGGATTTAACGCCAATATTGAAAAAGACACTTTAGAAAATAAAAATTTCCGCAAAGTTCTATACACAGGAAAACACAGCCAGTTGGTGCTGATGAGTCTCCTGCCTAAAGAAGAAATTGGAATGGAAATTCACAATGATAATGATCAATTTTTTCGCTTTGAAGCGGGTCAAGGCAAAGTGATTATTGACGGCAATGAATATGAAGTCGGTAATGGCACCGCAATAGTTGTGCCCGCCGGAGCAAAACACAATGTTATCAATACGTCAGAGGTTGAGGACTTAAAACTTTATACCATTTATTCCCCCGCTCATCATAAAGATGGCATAGTCCGCGCGACCAAAGAAGAGGCGGAAACCAATGGCGAAGAATTTGACGGTAAAACCACAGAATAA
- the rplO gene encoding 50S ribosomal protein L15 — protein MAISLSKLTPKINSRHRRKVVGRGNASGHGCYSCRGLKGQRARTGGKRKLKLMGFKTVLRRIPKLGGFKSIYPKLVVINLDILEKKFSNEATIDPEKLVEIGLVKKMQKSNGIKILGNGKLTKKFIVKAQAFSKSATEAIEKAGGQAIKITVLSAKASPKDEA, from the coding sequence ATGGCTATTTCTTTATCAAAATTAACTCCTAAAATTAATTCTCGTCATCGCAGAAAAGTTGTCGGCAGAGGCAATGCCTCAGGACACGGCTGCTATTCATGTCGCGGATTAAAAGGACAAAGAGCAAGAACAGGTGGCAAAAGAAAATTAAAACTTATGGGATTTAAAACTGTTTTAAGGCGCATCCCAAAGTTGGGAGGCTTTAAAAGTATTTATCCTAAATTAGTTGTAATAAATTTAGACATATTGGAGAAAAAATTCAGCAATGAAGCGACAATTGACCCGGAAAAATTGGTTGAAATCGGTTTGGTTAAGAAAATGCAAAAATCAAACGGAATAAAAATTTTAGGCAATGGTAAGTTAACCAAAAAATTTATCGTTAAAGCGCAGGCCTTTTCTAAATCGGCTACTGAAGCCATTGAAAAAGCCGGCGGCCAAGCGATTAAAATAACGGTTTTGTCTGCAAAGGCAAGTCCGAAGGACGAAGCCTGA
- a CDS encoding M48 family metallopeptidase produces MYKEIDSNKHKSILLIVIFCAFILFIGWIVSKYTSIGSAGLIIAGFFAFFTTLFGYYSGDKMALWSSGAQPLNKSENPYVYRMVENLCITAGLPTPKIYIINDSSPNAFATGRDPNHASIALTTGIIQKLENQELEGVIAHELSHVKNYDIRLMTLVIVLVGLINILARLVFQTGFSGNRDRSDRDNGSSIFLIVGIVLIVLSPIIAQLIKLAVSRKREYLADASGALLTRYPEGLASALEKISQDKQPLKRAEAATAHLYIANPFGQNSLMANLFSTHPPIQKRIEALRKMK; encoded by the coding sequence ATGTACAAAGAAATTGATTCCAATAAACATAAATCTATTTTACTGATTGTTATTTTTTGCGCGTTTATTTTATTCATCGGCTGGATCGTTTCCAAATACACTTCAATCGGTTCTGCGGGATTGATTATAGCCGGATTTTTCGCTTTTTTTACCACCTTGTTCGGTTATTATTCAGGTGATAAAATGGCTCTTTGGAGTTCAGGCGCTCAACCTTTGAATAAATCTGAAAATCCTTATGTTTATCGAATGGTGGAAAATCTTTGCATTACTGCCGGACTGCCTACACCTAAAATTTATATTATTAATGATTCGTCGCCTAACGCTTTTGCCACCGGCCGCGATCCAAATCACGCCTCTATCGCCTTAACTACGGGCATTATCCAAAAATTGGAAAATCAAGAATTGGAAGGAGTAATCGCTCACGAATTAAGTCATGTTAAAAATTACGATATTCGCTTAATGACCTTGGTTATAGTTTTGGTCGGACTGATTAATATTTTAGCTCGTTTAGTTTTTCAAACCGGATTTTCCGGCAATCGCGACCGAAGCGACAGAGATAATGGCAGTTCAATTTTTTTAATCGTTGGCATTGTTTTAATCGTTCTCTCGCCTATTATCGCTCAATTAATTAAATTGGCAGTTTCCAGAAAAAGAGAATATTTAGCCGACGCTTCCGGTGCGCTTTTGACTCGTTATCCCGAGGGACTAGCCAGCGCTTTGGAAAAAATTTCTCAAGATAAACAACCTTTAAAAAGAGCCGAGGCGGCCACTGCTCATTTATATATTGCCAATCCTTTTGGTCAAAACAGTTTAATGGCCAATCTTTTTTCCACTCATCCGCCGATTCAAAAACGCATCGAAGCTTTAAGAAAAATGAAATAG
- the map gene encoding type I methionyl aminopeptidase, with protein MIPIKDEREIEIMRQAGRILSEVIKKIVPMINRDDSTLNLDKLAEKLIIEAGAQPAFKGYGSGRNAYPATLCISINNEVVHGIPRQDKKFKQGDIVGLDCGVKYKGYFSDMAVTVPVGKISPEAQRLINVTKNSLNLAIKKIKPNIYLGDISYEIQNYVEKNKFSVVRHFCGHGIGKELHEEPSILNFGKKGTGPKLLPGMVLAFEPMVNQGRYEVEVSGDGWTVVTKDGSLSAHFEHTILVTKKGCEVLTR; from the coding sequence ATGATTCCTATTAAAGACGAAAGAGAGATTGAAATCATGCGCCAAGCTGGGCGCATTTTGTCTGAAGTAATAAAAAAAATCGTCCCGATGATTAATCGGGACGATTCTACTTTAAATTTGGATAAATTGGCCGAAAAATTGATTATTGAAGCCGGAGCGCAGCCTGCCTTTAAAGGTTACGGCTCGGGCCGAAATGCTTATCCGGCCACTCTTTGTATTTCCATAAATAATGAAGTTGTTCACGGCATACCCAGACAAGATAAAAAATTTAAACAAGGCGATATTGTCGGTTTGGATTGCGGGGTAAAATATAAGGGTTATTTTTCCGATATGGCGGTTACGGTGCCGGTGGGCAAGATTTCTCCCGAGGCGCAGCGCTTGATAAATGTAACTAAAAATTCTTTGAATTTGGCAATCAAAAAAATAAAACCAAATATTTATTTGGGCGATATTTCTTATGAAATACAAAATTATGTGGAAAAAAATAAATTTTCCGTTGTTCGTCATTTTTGCGGTCATGGTATTGGCAAAGAACTTCACGAAGAACCTTCTATTTTGAATTTTGGCAAAAAGGGGACTGGGCCTAAACTATTGCCGGGCATGGTCTTAGCTTTTGAGCCAATGGTTAATCAAGGCCGTTATGAAGTGGAGGTTTCAGGTGATGGATGGACTGTAGTGACTAAGGACGGCTCTTTATCCGCTCATTTTGAACACACGATTTTGGTCACCAAAAAGGGCTGCGAAGTTTTGACCAGATAA
- a CDS encoding tyrosine-type recombinase/integrase, whose translation MANDLKNLITEFLEHLEIEKGSSDLTVRNYKFYLERFLKQTGANSPQEITSDVVRQYRLFLSRLKNSRSESGLSTSTQNYHLIALRNFLKYLAKRDIKTYAPEKIELAKTGERQVSFLEGDDLEKLLEAPFQIEQPDIIKLRDKSILELLFSTGLRVSELTNLKIDDINLKKDDFSVCGKGKKWRLVFLSNQAKYCLKKYLETRTDMEPNVFVRHDKAGTDSAKKEKGQKNKPGLTPRSIQRLVKKYAKVAGITKKITTHTLRHSFATDLLAGGADLRAVQELLGHKNITTTQIYTHVTDQHLKDVYQAFHDKKRKN comes from the coding sequence ATGGCAAACGACTTAAAAAATTTAATCACTGAGTTTCTGGAACATTTGGAAATCGAAAAAGGTTCTTCGGATTTAACTGTCAGAAATTACAAATTTTATTTGGAACGATTTTTAAAACAAACCGGTGCCAATTCGCCTCAAGAAATAACTTCGGATGTTGTCCGACAATACCGCCTTTTTCTTTCTCGCTTGAAAAACTCACGTTCTGAAAGCGGCCTTTCCACCTCCACTCAAAATTATCACTTAATCGCTTTAAGAAATTTTTTAAAATATCTGGCCAAGAGAGACATTAAAACTTATGCTCCGGAAAAAATTGAATTGGCAAAAACCGGCGAAAGACAAGTTTCTTTTTTAGAGGGCGATGATTTGGAAAAACTGCTTGAAGCGCCGTTTCAAATAGAACAGCCGGATATCATAAAACTGCGCGATAAATCAATCTTGGAGCTGCTTTTTTCCACCGGCTTGCGCGTTTCAGAATTGACTAATTTAAAAATTGATGATATTAATTTAAAAAAAGATGATTTCAGTGTTTGCGGAAAAGGTAAAAAATGGAGATTGGTGTTTTTATCAAATCAGGCAAAATATTGCTTGAAAAAATATTTGGAAACGCGGACTGATATGGAACCGAATGTTTTTGTCCGACACGACAAAGCGGGAACCGACAGCGCGAAAAAAGAAAAAGGACAAAAAAATAAACCAGGCCTCACTCCCCGCTCCATTCAAAGACTGGTTAAAAAATACGCCAAAGTAGCCGGTATTACCAAAAAAATCACCACCCATACTTTGCGTCACAGTTTTGCCACTGATTTATTGGCCGGCGGCGCGGACTTGAGAGCGGTTCAAGAATTATTAGGACATAAAAATATTACCACCACTCAAATTTATACTCACGTCACAGACCAACATTTAAAAGATGTTTATCAGGCCTTCCACGATAAAAAAAGAAAAAACTAG
- the rpsH gene encoding 30S ribosomal protein S8, whose product MVDPIADLLTRIRNASAVRKAEVILPYSKIKFEMVSLLEREGLIEKAEITEADSKKNKDVLAANFKQIKIILKYSRNGQSAITNLKRVSTPGRRIYVKKGRAPRVLDGLGISILTTSQGIMTNKEAYKKGLGGELICQIW is encoded by the coding sequence ATGGTAGATCCAATCGCAGATTTATTAACAAGAATTAGAAATGCCTCAGCGGTGAGAAAAGCTGAAGTTATTTTACCTTACTCTAAAATTAAATTTGAGATGGTAAGTCTTTTAGAGAGAGAGGGGTTGATTGAAAAAGCTGAAATTACTGAAGCTGATTCAAAGAAAAATAAAGATGTTTTAGCGGCTAATTTTAAACAAATTAAAATAATTTTAAAATATAGCAGAAACGGACAATCGGCTATCACTAATTTAAAGCGTGTTTCCACTCCCGGCAGACGGATTTATGTTAAAAAAGGCAGAGCGCCAAGAGTATTGGATGGATTGGGAATATCAATTTTAACCACTTCTCAAGGCATTATGACCAATAAAGAAGCGTACAAAAAGGGTTTAGGAGGAGAATTAATTTGTCAAATTTGGTAA
- the rplR gene encoding 50S ribosomal protein L18, giving the protein MATDSKILLRKKRHLRIRAKIKGTAERPRLSVFKSNKYIYAQLIDDDKGVTLESACSLNLKKSSDKMETNEKYSTGKKAVAFLVGQLIAKKGLEKGTKEVVFDRGGYKYQGRIEAIAEGARAGGLKF; this is encoded by the coding sequence ATGGCTACTGATTCTAAAATATTATTACGAAAAAAGAGGCATCTTCGCATTCGAGCGAAGATTAAAGGGACGGCGGAACGCCCCAGACTTTCTGTTTTTAAAAGTAATAAATATATTTACGCTCAATTGATTGATGACGACAAAGGAGTAACTCTTGAATCGGCTTGCAGTTTGAATTTAAAGAAAAGCAGTGATAAAATGGAAACTAATGAAAAATATTCCACCGGTAAAAAAGCAGTTGCTTTTTTAGTCGGACAGTTAATCGCTAAAAAAGGATTAGAAAAGGGAACCAAAGAAGTTGTTTTTGATAGAGGGGGATATAAATATCAAGGTAGAATAGAAGCAATAGCCGAAGGAGCCAGAGCGGGCGGATTGAAATTTTAA